A segment of the Flavobacteriales bacterium genome:
CACCGGCTACTTGGCGTTCGTGATCGGCGAAGCCGCGAGGAGCGCTGGCGCGCATCTGGAGATCATCACCCCGAGCGATATCGCGCAGCGCGGCTGCCAATTGAGCATCGTGGCGCACGGCAAGGGGAAGGACCTGTTCCACGCCATCAGCGCGAAGGGCGTGGTGGCCGATTGGCGCGAGCCCAATGTCATTCGAGTCGCACCGGTGCCGATGTACAATTCGTTCGAGGACGTGTGGCGGTTCGGACAGATCCTCAAAGCGGCGCTTTCATGAAGAACATCACCATCGTCGGCGGAGGATTGGTCGGCAGCCTCCTGGCCGTGTTCCTGGCCAAGCGCGGGCACAAGGTCAACGTGTTCGAGCGGAGGGCCGATCCGCGCAAGAGCAACGTGTATGCGGGTCGAAGCATCAACCTGGTGGTGAGCCACCGCGGATGGACCGCGTTGAAGGCCGCCGGTGTGCATGGGGCCGTTGAGCGCATCGTGGTGCCCGTGCATGCCCGCATGACGCACGACCACGACGGCAAGCTCACGCGACTGCCCTACAGCATCGACGAGCGCGCCATCCACAGCGTGAGCCGCGGCGAGTTGAACAAGGTGATGCTCAGCGAAGCGGAGAGATTCCCCAACGTGAAGCTCCATTTCGAGCACCGCTGCACCAGCGTGAATCTCGAGACGGGCACCTGCACCTTCCACAACGAGGCCACGGGCGAAGCGAGCGCTGTGTCTGCTGATGTGGTCTTCGGTAGCGATGGCGCGCCCAGCGCGGTGCGACAGGAATTCATGAAGCACCGCTTCACCTTCAGCCAGACCTACATCGAGCACGATTACAAGGAGATCGCCTTCGCGCCGAATGCGGATGGCACGCCGCGCATGGATCCGCATTGCCTGCACATCTGGCCGCGCCGCTGGTTCATGATGATGGGCCTCGCCAACACCGACGGCGGATTCACGGGGACGCTCTTCATGCCGCACGAGGGCGAATACTCCTTCGACCGCATCAAGGGCGAGGACGACCTGAAGCGCTTCTTCGAGGAACACTTCCGCGATGCCATCCCCATGCTGCCCGATCTCGCCGAGCAGTACTTCCGCAACCCGCAGAGCAACCTGGCCATCATCCGCTGCTCGCCATGGACATACAAGGACAAGGTGGCGCTGATCGGCGATGCCGCGCACGCCATCGTGCCCTTCTATGGCGAAGGCATGAACGCGGGCTACGAGGATTGCAAGGTGCTCAACGACCTGCTCAACCAGCACGGCGACGACAACTGGGGGACCGTTCTCGACGCTTACCACAAGGCTCGCAAGCCCAACGGCGACGCCATCGCGGACCTCTCGCTGCGCAATTTCGTGGAGATGCGCGACCTGGTCGCCGACCCGAAGTTCATCTTGCGCAAGAAGATCGAAGGCCACCTGCAAGCGAAGCATCCGGACAAGTGGCTCCCGCTCTACAGCCAGGTGAAGTTCAGCGACATCGGCTACAAGACAGCATGGGATGAAGGCCTACGACATGATCGCATCATGGAGCAGGTGCTGGCGATGCCGGGCATCGAGGAGAAATGGGAGAGCGAGGAGGTGGAGAAAGTGGCGTTGGGGTTGTTTGAGTTCAAGGCCTGACCTTGGTATCATGAATTGGATTCACGGTCTATCGCTGGTGGTGGCGCTCTTTGTTGGGGCGATACTACTCTTGATGGTGCGCGATACTGAAGTGCAAAAGCGCATGTTCCGGAGGTATGTGAAGCAGTTGGAAAGTGAAGGAAGCATCAGCAAGCGAGTGACTTGGGGAGAGATGAAGTACGGTTTTTTTCATTCTCCCAGCGTGGTTCTACCGCTTTCCCGACCCGGCGACTAGGCCGGACGTGTATTCATACGCGGAGCTTCGGGAAATCCGGGAAAACGTCGCGCGAAACTGGAAGGTCATTGCCTGGCTTGCGCCTGCTTTCCTCGTGCTTGTCTGCATCGCCTTCTGGCCGGTGATGCGCCTTATCTGAGTTCCTATTTGCGCGTCCATACATTTGGACAACCTAGGTTGCCATGACCACCGCCGCGCTCAAGATGAAGATCAAGGCTTTGATCGATAAGGAGCAAGATGCATGCAAACTGGAGCTGGCATATCGGATACTGACGGAGGATGCGACTGTTGTATCCGAGCCCGTTGCTGCTTATGGCAAACCGGTTGCAGCAAAGGCTAAGTCAGCGGGTGCCGCTTCAACGGCGAGCAGCATGCGTGATGCAGTGGCAGTTTCCGAGCGTGAGTTCGCCGCTGGCAAGGGTATTCCATTGAGCCGGTTCGAGAAGCAGATGGATTCCGCGCTGGATGAGTTGTTCCCAGTCACGAACAAGAAGGCTAAAGCGCGTTCCAAGCGAGCACCAATCGCCGACACGAAGCGCGCGCAGAAATGAAGGTGATCGTTTCGCCGGAGGCGATGCGGCGCTTCCGCGAGTCGCTGTCGATCTATCGGACATACATGACGCGCCGTGAAGTTGCCAAGCGTGTCGCAGAAGTGAAGACAATTCTTCGATACATCGGCGATCACCCTGGCTACGGCGCCTATGAGGATCTCCTCGCGATTCCAGAGGATGGCATTCGATACAGAAGAGCGATTGCGGGGAAGTTCAAGGTCATCTATCGGGTGGTACGTGGAACGATTCAGGTCTCGGACATTTTCGATGCGTGACAGCATCCTCGGCGCATGAAAGGATGATCCCCACACCCCCGCGTTCACACTTTCGCGCCTCTTAGCGCGTTCTTCCGCAGCGCACCGTGCCACCTTCGTCCATGCTTCGCATCGCGCTCCTCATCCTGCTATCACAGGCCACTGTGCTGGAGCTGCTCGCCCAGCCCATGAGCCGCCGCCGCCCGGACCTCATCCCGCTCAATGGGCAGGCCAAGCGCATCGGCTGGTTCGTGGGGCCGGGCATCACCTACACGCTGCCTCGCTTCAAGAACACAGAGGAGGAGGTCTTCCGGGATGACAGCCTCCGCTACATGGCCACCTACGATCCGAGCGGCAAGCTGGGCCTCTACCTCGAAGCAGGCGCCACGTGGTACACGCGCGATCCGGTGATCATCGACTACCTCGACCTCGGTGTGGCCTACAAGAATCTCCGGGGCGCTGAATCGTACACCGGCACGCTGCTTCGCGGCGATACCATCGCACCGTTGGCTGGTGAAGGCTATTTCGCGGAGCGATTGCTCACCCTTGCCTTCAACGCCAACAAGTTCTTCCCCACGGGCGATTACCAGTTCGTTCAGTTGAGCCTTGGCGCGAATGCCGACTTGCGCTTGGGCAGCGAGTATTCCCACACCGGCGACCCCTTCCTCAACAAGCACGCCTTCCCGCCCGATGTGATCGCTCAAGCGCATGTGAAGCTGGGCTATGGCTTCAAGGTCACCGGCCGCATGCTCGTGATCCCCGCCATAGAGACGCCCTTCTTCAGTGTGGTGCCGCAGGATCAGGGCTTCGGCCAGTTGCAATGGTTCAGCAGCCGGTACCGCCCGCTCATCCTCAGCGTGCGCTTCCTCTTCCTGCGCGCCCGCAACGGTTTCGATTGCCCGCCGCCCATCAAGCACAACGAGCTCGAGCGCGGACGGAAGGTGTACAAGCCGGACAGCTACCACCCCTAGTATTAGTGGCAAGCCTTGGGTTCGCGAGCGACAAGTTGGAACTCGCCGCCACTTCTCGTTCAGCGCAAGAATGGATTCATCCTCCGCTCCCTGCCGATCGTGGTGTCCGGACCATGCCCGCAATGCACCACCACATCGTCGCCTAAAGGGAAGAGCTGTTCCTTGATGCTGCGGATGAGTGTTTCGTAGTCGCCGCCGGGAAGGTCGGTTCGTCCGATGCTGCCTTGGAAGAGCGCATCGCCAGCGACCACGAAGCGCTCGGCCTCGGAGAACAGGGCGATGTGACCCGGCGCGTGACCCGGCACGAAGAGCACGCGCAGTTCATCGGTACCGATGCGGACGATGTCTCCTTCGGCGATGAAGCGCTCAGGCTCCGGTGAGGCCTGGCAGGCCACGCCGTATAGCTGGCCCTGGCGGGGGGCGAGCCGAAGCAATTCAAGGTCGGCCATGTGAAGTTCGGGCAGCAGTCCGAAGCGGTCATGCGCCCATGCGCAGCCTAGCACGTGGTCGATGTGCGCGTGGGTGAGGATCAGGCGCTCGGGGGTGAGTTTGTTCACGGAGAGCCAATCATTCAGCTCCCGCTCCTCGGCTGTATTCCAGCAACCGGGGTCGATGAGGATGGCTCGCTCCCCATCGTGGATCACGTAGCTGTTCTCTTGGAATGGATTGAAAGTGAACGACTGGACTTTGAGCATTGGTAGAAAGGGCGATTGCGCGGGAGCGCGGCCACAAGGAGCGGACGGGCCGAGGCTTGCAAAGGTGCTACCTTCAGCCGCCCGTTCGATCATCGTGCGAAACGTCATCGCCATCCTCCTTTTGTCCGTGCTGCCGACCGGCGCGCGCGCTCAATTCTATCAGGGCACGCAGCAGGAGTATGGCAAGAACCGGGTGCAGTTCCAGGAGTTCTTCTGGCAGCAATACCGCTTCCAGAACATGGAGGTGTACTTCTACACCGATGGGCGGGACATCGCGCGCTTCACCGCGCAGGCCGCTCAGCGCCATCTGGCGGAGCTTCAGAACGCCTTCGACTTCGCGATCGACGAGCGCCTTCAATTCATCGTGTACAACTCGCTCACTGATTTCCGTCAGAGCAACATCGGGCTCGAAGGCATGACCGACCAGACCAACATCGGCGGCCTCACGCGCATCGTGGGCACCAAGATCTTCGTGTACTTCGAGGGGGATCATTCGCTGCTCGACCAGCAGATCCGCTCCGGCATTGCGCACGTGATCATCGATCAGATGATGTTCGGCGGCAACTGGCGCGAGATCCTGCGAAGCAGCACCTTCCTCTCCCTGCCCGACTGGTACACGCAAGGCATCATCAGCTACCACGGCCGCCGTTGGGATGCGGCCACCGCCAACCGCGTGCGCGAT
Coding sequences within it:
- a CDS encoding FAD-dependent monooxygenase: MKNITIVGGGLVGSLLAVFLAKRGHKVNVFERRADPRKSNVYAGRSINLVVSHRGWTALKAAGVHGAVERIVVPVHARMTHDHDGKLTRLPYSIDERAIHSVSRGELNKVMLSEAERFPNVKLHFEHRCTSVNLETGTCTFHNEATGEASAVSADVVFGSDGAPSAVRQEFMKHRFTFSQTYIEHDYKEIAFAPNADGTPRMDPHCLHIWPRRWFMMMGLANTDGGFTGTLFMPHEGEYSFDRIKGEDDLKRFFEEHFRDAIPMLPDLAEQYFRNPQSNLAIIRCSPWTYKDKVALIGDAAHAIVPFYGEGMNAGYEDCKVLNDLLNQHGDDNWGTVLDAYHKARKPNGDAIADLSLRNFVEMRDLVADPKFILRKKIEGHLQAKHPDKWLPLYSQVKFSDIGYKTAWDEGLRHDRIMEQVLAMPGIEEKWESEEVEKVALGLFEFKA
- a CDS encoding MBL fold metallo-hydrolase, translated to MLKVQSFTFNPFQENSYVIHDGERAILIDPGCWNTAEERELNDWLSVNKLTPERLILTHAHIDHVLGCAWAHDRFGLLPELHMADLELLRLAPRQGQLYGVACQASPEPERFIAEGDIVRIGTDELRVLFVPGHAPGHIALFSEAERFVVAGDALFQGSIGRTDLPGGDYETLIRSIKEQLFPLGDDVVVHCGHGPDTTIGRERRMNPFLR